In Pedobacter sp. WC2423, the following are encoded in one genomic region:
- a CDS encoding DUF4197 domain-containing protein: MNKFKLASLAFAVLAFNSYTAQSQSLGDLLKKVKAATETKPAPTQTTTTTTVTTSTTSPLARPSNLEIGSGIKQALEAGISKGADQLSLKDGFLGNMAVKILFPPEAQKVERTLRSIGLGSLADNVVMSLNRAAEDAAKEAKPIFVSAIKKMTITDATNILLGGENSATEYFKKSTTAQLLEKFRPVVNKSLSKVGAAKYWGDATGQYNKLPLVKPVTTDLPAYVTQKAVEGMFIQVAQEELTIRNNLGVRTTPLLQKVFGYADQKK, from the coding sequence ATGAATAAATTTAAACTCGCCTCTCTGGCTTTTGCAGTTCTTGCGTTCAATAGCTATACTGCACAAAGTCAATCTCTTGGGGATCTGTTAAAAAAGGTAAAAGCTGCAACTGAGACTAAGCCTGCGCCTACGCAAACCACCACCACCACAACAGTAACGACTTCTACAACAAGTCCGTTGGCCAGGCCTTCCAATTTAGAAATAGGCAGCGGGATTAAACAAGCTTTGGAGGCAGGGATTTCAAAAGGAGCAGACCAGTTATCTTTGAAGGATGGTTTTCTGGGAAATATGGCGGTTAAAATTTTATTCCCTCCTGAAGCGCAAAAGGTAGAGAGAACGTTAAGAAGCATTGGCCTGGGTTCTCTGGCAGATAATGTGGTGATGAGCTTAAACAGAGCGGCAGAAGATGCGGCAAAGGAGGCTAAACCAATATTTGTATCCGCCATCAAAAAAATGACGATTACCGATGCCACAAATATTTTATTAGGCGGGGAAAACTCAGCAACTGAATACTTTAAAAAGTCGACTACAGCGCAGCTTTTAGAGAAGTTCAGACCTGTTGTAAATAAAAGTTTAAGTAAAGTCGGTGCAGCTAAATACTGGGGCGATGCGACCGGACAATACAATAAATTACCACTGGTTAAACCAGTCACAACTGATCTTCCGGCTTATGTAACTCAAAAAGCAGTGGAAGGAATGTTCATTCAGGTTGCACAGGAAGAACTGACCATCAGAAATAATTTAGGCGTACGTACCACCCCTTTACTTCAGAAAGTATTCGGATACGCAGATCAGAAAAAATAA
- a CDS encoding RNA polymerase sigma factor, which produces MKFIKNTTGIKDLDDAALLLRYKSTGSLDALGALYNRYMHLVYGVCLNYFKEEESSKDAVMQIFEELVVKLKIHEVQNFKSWLHVLTRNHCLMALRKLAKNNTVSIDDTFVENTDFVHLDIDDTKETQLTVMEKCMETLTEEQRKSVDLFYLQEKCYKEVAELTGYEMVKVKSYIQNGKRNLKICIEKNSSE; this is translated from the coding sequence TTGAAATTTATAAAGAATACAACAGGAATTAAAGATCTCGATGATGCAGCACTTCTTTTGCGGTACAAAAGTACAGGAAGTCTGGATGCATTGGGTGCGCTTTATAACCGGTATATGCACCTGGTTTACGGGGTTTGTCTGAATTATTTCAAGGAAGAAGAATCCAGTAAGGATGCAGTCATGCAGATTTTCGAGGAGCTGGTTGTGAAATTAAAAATTCATGAAGTGCAGAATTTCAAAAGCTGGCTGCACGTATTGACCAGAAATCATTGTTTAATGGCGCTGAGGAAGTTAGCTAAAAACAATACCGTGTCTATTGATGATACTTTTGTGGAAAATACCGACTTTGTGCATCTGGATATAGATGATACCAAAGAAACGCAGCTGACCGTTATGGAAAAGTGCATGGAAACCCTGACCGAAGAACAGCGCAAAAGCGTTGACTTATTCTATCTTCAGGAAAAATGTTATAAAGAAGTTGCCGAATTAACTGGTTATGAAATGGTCAAAGTAAAGAGCTATATTCAAAACGGAAAGCGGAATTTAAAAATTTGTATAGAGAAAAACAGCAGTGAATAA